A region of Paractinoplanes abujensis DNA encodes the following proteins:
- a CDS encoding ATP-binding protein: protein MRTVRGGAGPVMIGRESELRRLAQLASAREPAVAIIAGEPGIGKTRLVHELLATLPATTVVLVGQAEPSSLSRPYEVLLDAIDDRPEVSRTRLAALADATRSPVERLHTGLAILDDLIGDAPAVVVFEDLHWADSESAALFERIADQRGPRLLIGTYRPDEVTRRQPVAGLLARTERRHAVTHVRLDRLTPAQTAALLAAATGAPAPLRAATALHARTGGNPFFLEELLRALPGYDVEALVEQPLPWSLADVLRRQVDDLDPVTHRIVEAATVLGHRIPFDLLAAVTGTGEDELIAVLRDLVTSGVLVESGEDEFTFRHALLREAIGDQMLGRQRRRLHEAALDVLLGAGGSDPAMVAHHARGAGRYDDLVAAARRGTALYLSIGSAYQALQLAEMGLDEVPDDTELLAGAARAAWLAGLLDDALRYGRRWRDLAAATSDRAEALYLLIRLAWESREFAEMRALTDDIETLIAQLPRGADQARAMTAIAQSQYLRDELDSAILWSDRALTLADEFELPAVRMAALLEKGAALSERPHTTADGREMLSALVDEAEKAGEWVLAARALNYLFYGEQPTSPEEHAATLERMRVDAERAGFESLSVATYYQGLARLSLRQGDLRAAIAALEDGREQDRNYRRRGRWADYHGVFLAGLYLEAGELDRVEQVIADLAALPNNPPAVISGLEFHVACRRSDLPRAQGLLDQFVAELAEQAWRSGEQAHDLVSAALELGLPMNRVDALAAEMLDSVVWDAYRTLVGAQLAEAHGRLAEARDGYLSVVDAHILGPATRGTARVGAARCLLATGRPDEAAAQAAQAAPLLKGWRGWRVVQLDQLRARLGLAEEPATGPDALTPREREVAVLIGEGLTNAELARRLYISPKTAAVHVSNILRKLGASSRTEVSGLLSVRTGHER from the coding sequence GTGCGAACCGTACGTGGCGGCGCCGGCCCGGTGATGATCGGCAGAGAGAGCGAGCTGCGCCGCCTGGCGCAGCTCGCTTCGGCCCGTGAGCCCGCGGTGGCGATCATCGCGGGCGAGCCCGGCATCGGTAAGACCCGCCTGGTCCACGAGTTGCTGGCCACCCTGCCGGCCACGACGGTGGTGCTCGTCGGGCAGGCCGAGCCCAGCTCGCTGTCCCGCCCGTACGAGGTGCTGCTGGACGCCATCGACGACCGGCCCGAGGTCAGCCGGACCCGGCTGGCCGCCCTGGCCGACGCCACCCGCAGCCCCGTCGAGCGGCTGCACACCGGCCTGGCCATCCTGGACGATCTGATCGGCGACGCGCCCGCGGTCGTCGTCTTCGAGGACCTGCACTGGGCCGACTCCGAGAGCGCGGCGCTGTTCGAGCGGATCGCCGACCAGCGGGGCCCGCGCCTGCTCATCGGCACCTACCGGCCCGACGAAGTGACCCGCCGCCAGCCCGTCGCGGGCCTGCTCGCCCGCACGGAACGCCGGCACGCCGTCACCCACGTGCGGCTGGACCGCCTCACCCCGGCGCAGACGGCGGCGCTGCTCGCGGCGGCCACCGGCGCCCCCGCCCCGCTGCGCGCCGCCACCGCGCTGCACGCCCGTACGGGTGGGAATCCGTTCTTCCTCGAGGAACTGCTGCGCGCGCTGCCCGGCTACGACGTGGAGGCGCTGGTCGAGCAGCCGCTGCCGTGGAGCCTGGCCGACGTGCTGCGCCGCCAGGTCGACGACCTCGACCCGGTCACCCACCGCATCGTCGAGGCGGCCACGGTGCTCGGCCACCGCATCCCGTTCGACCTGCTGGCCGCGGTCACCGGCACCGGTGAGGACGAGCTCATCGCCGTGCTGCGTGACCTGGTGACCTCGGGGGTGCTGGTCGAGTCCGGTGAGGACGAGTTCACCTTCCGGCACGCGTTGCTGCGCGAGGCGATCGGCGACCAGATGCTCGGCCGGCAGCGCCGCCGGCTGCACGAGGCCGCGCTGGACGTGCTGTTGGGCGCGGGCGGCTCCGACCCGGCCATGGTCGCCCACCACGCCCGCGGCGCCGGTCGCTACGACGACCTGGTGGCCGCCGCCCGGCGCGGCACCGCCCTCTACCTGTCGATCGGCTCGGCCTACCAGGCCCTGCAACTGGCCGAGATGGGCCTGGACGAGGTGCCCGACGACACCGAACTGCTGGCCGGGGCGGCCCGCGCGGCCTGGCTGGCCGGTCTGCTGGACGACGCGCTGCGCTACGGCCGCCGCTGGCGTGACCTGGCCGCCGCCACGAGCGACCGGGCCGAGGCGCTCTACCTGCTGATCCGCCTGGCCTGGGAGTCCCGCGAGTTCGCCGAGATGCGCGCGCTGACCGACGACATCGAGACGCTGATCGCGCAGCTGCCCCGCGGCGCCGACCAGGCCCGTGCGATGACCGCCATCGCCCAGTCGCAATACCTGCGCGACGAGCTCGACTCCGCGATCCTCTGGTCCGACCGCGCCCTCACGCTGGCCGACGAGTTCGAGCTGCCCGCCGTACGGATGGCCGCCCTGCTGGAGAAGGGGGCGGCGCTCAGCGAGCGCCCGCACACCACCGCCGACGGCCGCGAGATGCTGTCCGCCCTGGTCGACGAGGCCGAGAAGGCGGGCGAGTGGGTGCTGGCCGCGCGCGCCCTCAACTACCTGTTCTACGGCGAACAGCCCACCTCGCCGGAGGAACACGCCGCGACCCTGGAACGGATGCGGGTCGACGCCGAGCGGGCCGGGTTCGAGTCGCTCTCGGTGGCGACCTACTACCAGGGCCTGGCCCGGCTCTCGCTGCGCCAGGGCGACCTGCGGGCCGCCATCGCCGCCCTGGAGGACGGCCGGGAGCAGGACCGCAACTACCGCCGCCGGGGCCGCTGGGCCGACTACCACGGCGTCTTCCTGGCCGGGCTCTACCTGGAGGCCGGTGAGCTGGACCGGGTCGAGCAGGTCATCGCCGACCTCGCCGCGCTGCCCAACAACCCGCCCGCCGTCATCTCCGGCCTCGAATTCCACGTCGCCTGCCGGCGCTCCGACCTGCCGCGCGCGCAGGGCCTGCTCGACCAGTTCGTCGCCGAGCTGGCCGAACAGGCCTGGCGCAGCGGCGAACAGGCGCACGACCTGGTGTCGGCCGCTCTCGAGCTGGGCCTGCCGATGAACCGTGTCGACGCCCTGGCCGCCGAGATGCTCGACTCCGTGGTGTGGGACGCCTACCGGACCCTGGTCGGCGCCCAGCTCGCCGAGGCCCACGGCCGGCTCGCCGAGGCGCGCGACGGCTACCTGTCCGTCGTCGACGCCCACATCCTCGGGCCGGCCACCCGCGGCACCGCACGGGTCGGGGCCGCCCGCTGCCTGCTCGCCACCGGCCGCCCGGACGAAGCCGCCGCGCAGGCCGCGCAGGCCGCGCCGTTGCTGAAAGGCTGGCGGGGCTGGCGGGTGGTCCAGCTCGACCAGCTGCGGGCCCGGCTCGGGCTGGCCGAGGAACCGGCCACCGGCCCGGACGCCCTGACCCCGCGCGAACGCGAAGTGGCCGTGCTGATCGGCGAAGGCCTGACCAACGCCGAACTGGCCCGCCGGCTCTACATCTCGCCCAAGACCGCGGCCGTGCACGTCTCCAACATCCTGCGCAAACTCGGGGCCTCGTCGCGCACCGAGGTCAGCGGCCTGCTGTCCGTCAGAACCGGACATGAGCGATGA
- a CDS encoding O-acetyl-ADP-ribose deacetylase, whose translation MRIELVTGDITAERVDVIVNAANSSLLGGGGVDGAIHRKGGPAILQECRALRAGHYGRGLAVGQAVPTTAGRLPATWVVHTVGPVFSAEEDRSPLLRACYTNSLAVAAGLGARTVAFPLISSGVYRWPKDDAVTQALAGLRAEPTTVESVRLVLFDEPTRLAAERVLRTAGR comes from the coding sequence ATGCGCATCGAGCTGGTCACCGGTGACATCACGGCCGAGCGCGTCGACGTGATCGTCAACGCCGCGAACTCCTCCCTGCTCGGCGGGGGCGGCGTGGACGGGGCGATCCACCGCAAGGGCGGGCCGGCCATCCTTCAGGAGTGCCGGGCGTTGCGGGCCGGGCACTACGGCCGGGGCCTCGCGGTGGGGCAGGCGGTGCCGACGACGGCCGGGCGGCTGCCGGCGACCTGGGTCGTGCACACCGTGGGGCCGGTGTTCAGCGCGGAGGAGGACCGTTCGCCGCTACTGCGCGCCTGTTACACGAACTCACTCGCGGTCGCGGCCGGGCTGGGGGCTCGTACGGTGGCCTTTCCGCTCATCTCGTCGGGCGTCTACCGGTGGCCCAAGGACGACGCCGTCACCCAGGCCCTGGCGGGCCTGCGCGCCGAACCGACCACCGTGGAGTCGGTCCGGCTGGTGCTCTTCGACGAGCCCACTCGTCTGGCCGCGGAGCGCGTCCTGCGGACGGCGGGCCGGTGA
- a CDS encoding DUF2334 domain-containing protein — MRFPKTLLSAGVAGVMLGAFALNAMTAEAAVTPAAVVTALPAAKSGKAAPGGGSAKTLVLYDTTGDYGWMGEVYATQTANLSSHFGSWTAAPVGSYKAGDLNAYTAVVYVGSTYDEPVPDAFLADVAATTKPVTWLYDNIWQLTANPAFAAGHGFTSGGFDYADVAEVTYKSQKLTRDTRNKSGIMNLSITDATKVKTLASAVRPDGSTFPWAITSGNFTYVAEIPFAYVTHDDRYLAFADLLFDSLGADVKEQHRGLVRIEDVGPDSDPDELRAVADYLSAEKVPFTVAVYTRYRDPKGVNNGGKAQDYTLLSKPKVVSALKYMQSKGGTLLMHGYTHQYGNLANPYDGVSANDFEFYAAHVDENDSVIYDGPVPGDSAAWATSRMVAAGLIFTAAGLGTPSIFELPHYAGSAVDYQAVNTLFGKRYDRGLYFPGVLTGAKPDYKRQFGQFFPYAVRDVYGSVVVPENIGNIEPDSFNNHPARLPSDLIASARRNLVVRDGVASFFYHPYLGTDYLKQVVTGVKAQGYTFVTATSMIAGK; from the coding sequence ATGCGTTTCCCCAAGACCCTGCTCTCGGCCGGTGTCGCCGGTGTCATGCTGGGCGCTTTCGCCCTCAACGCGATGACCGCCGAGGCTGCCGTCACCCCGGCCGCCGTCGTCACCGCGCTGCCCGCCGCGAAGTCGGGCAAGGCCGCGCCCGGCGGGGGCAGTGCCAAGACCCTGGTCCTGTACGACACCACGGGCGACTACGGCTGGATGGGTGAGGTCTACGCGACCCAGACCGCCAACCTCAGCTCGCACTTCGGCTCGTGGACGGCCGCCCCCGTCGGTTCCTACAAGGCCGGCGACCTCAACGCCTACACCGCTGTCGTCTACGTCGGCTCCACCTACGACGAGCCGGTCCCGGACGCCTTCCTGGCCGACGTGGCCGCCACGACCAAGCCGGTGACCTGGCTCTACGACAACATCTGGCAGCTCACCGCGAACCCCGCGTTCGCCGCCGGGCACGGGTTCACCAGCGGCGGTTTCGACTACGCGGACGTCGCCGAGGTGACCTACAAGTCGCAGAAGCTGACCCGTGACACCCGGAACAAGTCCGGCATCATGAACCTGTCCATCACCGACGCCACCAAGGTCAAAACCCTTGCTTCCGCCGTACGCCCGGACGGGTCGACCTTCCCGTGGGCCATCACGTCGGGCAATTTCACGTACGTCGCCGAGATCCCCTTCGCGTACGTGACCCACGACGACCGGTACCTCGCGTTCGCCGACCTGCTGTTCGACTCGCTCGGCGCGGACGTCAAGGAGCAGCACCGCGGCCTGGTCCGTATCGAGGACGTCGGCCCCGACTCCGACCCCGACGAGCTCAGGGCCGTCGCCGACTACCTGTCCGCCGAGAAGGTGCCGTTCACGGTGGCCGTCTACACCCGCTACCGCGACCCCAAGGGCGTCAACAACGGCGGCAAGGCCCAGGACTACACGCTGCTGAGCAAGCCCAAGGTGGTGTCCGCGCTCAAGTACATGCAGAGCAAGGGCGGCACGCTGCTGATGCACGGCTACACCCACCAGTACGGCAACCTGGCCAACCCGTACGACGGGGTCAGCGCGAACGACTTCGAGTTCTACGCCGCGCACGTCGACGAGAACGACAGCGTCATCTACGACGGCCCCGTCCCCGGTGACTCGGCCGCGTGGGCCACCAGCCGCATGGTCGCCGCCGGTCTGATCTTCACCGCGGCCGGCCTGGGCACCCCCAGCATCTTCGAGTTACCGCACTACGCCGGCAGCGCCGTCGACTACCAGGCCGTCAACACGCTCTTCGGAAAGCGCTACGACCGGGGCCTGTACTTCCCGGGCGTCCTCACCGGGGCCAAGCCCGACTACAAGCGCCAGTTCGGACAGTTCTTCCCGTACGCGGTGCGCGACGTCTACGGCTCGGTCGTCGTGCCCGAGAACATCGGCAACATCGAGCCCGACTCGTTCAACAACCACCCGGCCCGGCTGCCCAGCGACCTGATCGCCTCGGCCCGGCGCAACCTGGTGGTCCGCGACGGCGTGGCCAGCTTCTTCTACCACCCGTACCTGGGCACCGACTACCTCAAGCAGGTCGTCACCGGGGTCAAGGCGCAGGGCTACACGTTCGTCACCGCCACCTCGATGATCGCCGGCAAGTAG
- a CDS encoding GNAT family N-acetyltransferase, which yields MRETVSYLEMTDRQQLVAAEPVPGLTLDRLRRDSSLVVELQVRIGAPFGWKCATRTEQEWDAWQAEHPDRMFWLLAFDGEPAGLAAYDLHPGPVTEIETFGLVPEFTGRRLGGFALTLTVRQAWELAPGVRRIWLHTSSVDHPNALPNYHRRGFRTFRTVEGERD from the coding sequence GTGAGGGAAACCGTTTCGTACCTGGAGATGACGGATCGCCAGCAGCTCGTCGCGGCCGAACCGGTGCCCGGGCTGACGCTGGACCGGCTGCGGCGCGACTCCTCACTGGTGGTGGAGCTGCAGGTCAGGATCGGCGCGCCGTTCGGCTGGAAGTGTGCGACCCGCACCGAGCAGGAGTGGGACGCCTGGCAGGCCGAGCATCCGGACCGGATGTTCTGGCTGCTGGCGTTCGACGGCGAACCGGCCGGGCTGGCCGCCTACGATCTGCACCCCGGGCCGGTGACCGAGATCGAGACGTTCGGACTGGTGCCCGAGTTCACCGGTCGCCGGCTGGGCGGGTTCGCGCTGACGCTCACGGTGCGGCAGGCCTGGGAGCTCGCTCCGGGCGTACGGCGGATCTGGCTGCACACGTCGTCGGTCGACCATCCCAACGCGCTGCCCAACTACCACCGCCGCGGTTTCCGCACCTTCAGGACCGTCGAGGGTGAGCGCGACTGA
- a CDS encoding CHAT domain-containing protein, with the protein MSDDWLDGLDDLGIGTPPQVIDAAVARMTPGAAQADAGMLYLWATLHLLRAAQASMIPGRFTAPGDLDEAVRAGETALRMLREHPGASITAGSAHRDEGEAELEAALLQIVAEALTLRDAPGDLDRAIAVTTETARRYRPASEEWAHATNELAHRHLARYLKDHRAADFTAAEHALLALFDTGWPDRPSLWQRHGSLYEERFRRHGDYRDHWRALEILRAGWAEGSRFPLLALSFADTVVNSGTAEPAAADLDAAARILSEADLGELPPPMLQQYHHLVMTVQFRRHETEATVRAADRLVAWPGTEPVLRAEARWVRASARLQQAARARERMAPIDEIIADLAAAAPLLNPGARRIADAQLTRMLAERARRTGNRKDAEESEAYAREALDRMPRGTAERTEVQYHLAFQLVRRGRADEAIDLLEQVVAAGTATPSVRAAAAAQLATSIAWLLHHRGGDPARLDRAITLAHDALEGAGLDDMNRVALAAGLAGVLLMRFEMRGDLADLRWSLDLLHDARHEAPDDPNRYELLLSLGQAQLMWAEITGSALPADTPALLTGALALIPADDPARVLTLRSLGAAYALLAERSGDRAHWEEAVGYARQVLAVVPSPASMRISAGGTLVLAGRAIERFDLVREGVDLIGGALEEPVGEMLRGRHLALYGTGLVALLAHERRPSDLVRAVAALRAARDLAAAQPGQRGAAEIGMALSVALQLGDDPLAAAEAGRLALRERAWQVLVQSGTHDAMTTARRSSPEALQIARILRDAGDLTAAWQTLETGRGLVLHAATVAATVPDLLRAAGESTLAEQWSADPSAALSFSAPPTAPSPPAPPSAAPLSSSAPPSPAPSSGAPSSSAPSSSATPSPASSVPGGGAAWRSGMPAMPSDARFRALQVLAGEAGLFDPPPVEQVGAALRALGADALVYLFPGTPGFALLVLPDGGIETLDLPALTGDWSAPAAVQSALATRERTVAGSALPDSTVSGSALPGSALPGSALPGSALPGSAVSGSAAPGSAGPGSAAPGSAASGSAGPGSAALGSAPLGSAAAGSAAADLVAGDGATDEPAVARTTRDLGPAGADAVVGRTLGEVCRAAWDVAMRPLLDHWRTGRSGEPHFVFVTDGALATVPWHAAHGDGRWAIDEAAFSYIASGRLLVEVARRPAPARGDTALVIGNPDTGDTAQALPNAGAEASTIFRKHYPAGRFCGRPAGPDVVADGPGLPADVLGWLDSPAPVLHLACHGVIRADGPASSYLLLADGTRVSAEELLRPRPARTPGLVSLAACTTHRAGRAYDEAVTLSTGFLVAGATTAIGSLWPVPDVETAHLMVAFHDNLAGAGMPPHAALREAQRSIRDPDDDTTLTHWAGFVHLGR; encoded by the coding sequence ATGAGCGATGACTGGCTGGACGGGCTCGACGACCTGGGCATCGGCACGCCCCCACAGGTGATCGACGCGGCCGTCGCCAGGATGACTCCCGGGGCGGCGCAGGCCGATGCGGGGATGCTCTACCTCTGGGCCACGCTGCACCTGCTCCGGGCCGCGCAGGCGTCGATGATCCCGGGCCGGTTCACGGCGCCGGGGGACCTGGACGAGGCGGTCCGGGCCGGGGAGACCGCGCTGCGGATGCTCCGGGAGCACCCGGGCGCCTCGATCACCGCCGGCTCCGCCCACCGCGACGAGGGGGAAGCGGAGCTCGAGGCGGCGCTGCTGCAGATCGTGGCCGAGGCGCTGACCCTGCGGGACGCGCCCGGAGACCTCGACCGGGCCATCGCCGTCACGACGGAGACCGCGCGGCGGTACCGGCCCGCCTCGGAAGAATGGGCGCACGCCACGAACGAACTGGCCCACCGGCACCTCGCGCGGTACCTGAAGGACCACCGGGCCGCCGACTTCACCGCGGCGGAGCACGCCCTGCTGGCCCTCTTCGACACCGGGTGGCCCGACCGGCCCTCGCTGTGGCAGCGGCACGGGTCGCTCTACGAGGAACGCTTCCGTCGCCACGGCGACTACCGCGATCACTGGCGCGCGCTGGAGATCCTGCGCGCGGGCTGGGCCGAAGGGTCACGCTTCCCGCTGCTGGCGTTGTCGTTCGCCGACACGGTCGTCAACTCGGGCACCGCCGAGCCGGCCGCGGCCGACCTCGACGCCGCGGCCCGCATCCTGTCCGAGGCGGACCTCGGCGAGTTGCCGCCACCGATGCTCCAGCAGTACCACCACCTCGTGATGACGGTGCAGTTCCGGCGGCACGAGACCGAGGCCACCGTACGGGCGGCGGACCGGCTCGTCGCGTGGCCCGGCACCGAACCCGTGCTGCGGGCCGAGGCGCGCTGGGTGCGGGCATCCGCGCGGCTGCAACAGGCGGCGCGGGCCCGGGAGCGGATGGCGCCCATCGACGAGATCATCGCCGACCTGGCGGCCGCGGCGCCGTTGCTGAACCCGGGCGCCCGCCGGATCGCCGACGCCCAGCTCACCCGGATGCTGGCCGAGCGAGCCCGCCGTACGGGAAACCGCAAAGACGCCGAGGAGAGCGAGGCGTACGCCAGAGAGGCGCTCGACCGGATGCCCCGCGGCACCGCCGAGCGCACCGAAGTGCAGTACCACCTGGCCTTCCAGCTGGTCCGGCGGGGCCGGGCCGACGAAGCGATCGACCTGCTGGAACAGGTGGTCGCCGCGGGGACGGCCACGCCCTCGGTGCGGGCGGCGGCGGCCGCCCAGCTGGCCACCTCGATCGCCTGGCTGCTGCACCATCGCGGTGGCGACCCGGCCCGGCTCGACCGGGCGATCACGCTGGCCCACGACGCGCTGGAAGGCGCCGGGCTCGACGACATGAACCGGGTCGCGCTGGCCGCCGGGCTGGCCGGCGTGCTGCTGATGCGCTTCGAGATGCGCGGCGACCTGGCCGACCTGCGCTGGAGCCTCGACCTGCTGCACGACGCGCGGCACGAGGCGCCCGACGACCCCAACCGGTACGAGCTGCTGCTCAGCCTGGGCCAGGCCCAGCTGATGTGGGCCGAGATCACCGGCTCGGCGCTGCCGGCGGACACCCCCGCGCTGCTCACCGGCGCGCTGGCCCTGATACCGGCGGACGACCCGGCCCGGGTCCTGACGTTGCGCAGCCTCGGTGCCGCGTACGCGCTGCTCGCCGAACGCAGCGGCGACCGCGCGCACTGGGAGGAGGCGGTCGGCTACGCGCGTCAGGTGCTGGCGGTCGTGCCGAGCCCGGCCTCGATGCGGATCAGTGCCGGCGGCACGCTCGTGCTCGCGGGCCGGGCCATCGAGCGGTTCGACCTGGTGCGCGAAGGCGTCGACCTGATCGGGGGCGCACTGGAGGAACCGGTGGGGGAGATGCTGCGGGGCCGGCACCTGGCCCTCTACGGCACCGGCCTGGTCGCGCTGCTGGCGCACGAGCGGCGGCCCAGCGACCTCGTGCGGGCCGTCGCCGCCCTGCGAGCCGCCCGCGACCTGGCCGCCGCCCAGCCCGGGCAGCGGGGTGCCGCCGAGATCGGGATGGCCCTGTCGGTGGCCCTTCAGCTCGGCGACGACCCTTTGGCGGCGGCCGAGGCCGGTCGGCTGGCCCTGCGCGAACGGGCCTGGCAGGTCCTGGTGCAATCCGGTACCCACGACGCCATGACCACCGCCCGGCGCAGCTCCCCGGAGGCGTTGCAGATCGCCCGCATCCTCCGAGACGCCGGTGACCTGACCGCCGCCTGGCAAACCCTGGAAACCGGCCGCGGCCTGGTCCTGCACGCCGCCACGGTCGCCGCCACAGTGCCCGACCTGCTGCGGGCCGCGGGTGAGTCCACCCTCGCCGAGCAGTGGAGCGCCGACCCGTCGGCCGCCCTTTCCTTCTCCGCTCCTCCCACCGCGCCGTCCCCGCCCGCGCCTCCTTCTGCCGCGCCGCTCTCTTCTTCGGCGCCTCCCTCTCCCGCGCCGTCTTCCGGGGCGCCTTCGTCTTCCGCGCCCTCGTCTTCCGCGACTCCGTCTCCCGCGTCGTCCGTGCCGGGCGGCGGGGCTGCTTGGCGCTCGGGTATGCCGGCCATGCCGAGTGATGCGCGGTTCCGGGCTCTCCAGGTGCTCGCAGGCGAGGCCGGTCTGTTCGATCCGCCGCCGGTCGAGCAGGTCGGCGCTGCGTTGCGTGCCCTCGGCGCCGACGCCCTGGTCTACCTCTTTCCCGGTACGCCCGGGTTCGCACTGCTGGTTCTGCCGGACGGCGGGATCGAAACCCTCGATCTGCCCGCGCTGACCGGCGACTGGTCGGCACCGGCGGCAGTGCAGTCGGCCCTCGCAACCCGCGAACGGACGGTCGCCGGCTCGGCACTTCCGGATTCGACCGTTTCCGGTTCGGCACTTCCTGGTTCGGCACTTCCTGGTTCGGCACTTCCTGGTTCGGCACTTCCTGGTTCGGCCGTTTCTGGTTCGGCCGCTCCGGGTTCGGCAGGCCCCGGTTCTGCTGCTCCTGGTTCGGCTGCTTCTGGCTCGGCCGGCCCCGGTTCTGCAGCCCTTGGTTCTGCACCTCTTGGTTCTGCAGCTGCCGGCTCCGCTGCTGCTGATCTTGTGGCTGGCGACGGGGCGACTGACGAGCCGGCTGTGGCGAGGACAACGCGCGACCTGGGGCCGGCCGGGGCCGATGCCGTGGTCGGGCGCACGCTGGGCGAGGTGTGCCGGGCGGCCTGGGACGTGGCGATGCGGCCGCTGCTCGATCACTGGCGTACGGGCCGGTCCGGCGAGCCGCACTTCGTGTTCGTGACCGACGGTGCGCTGGCCACGGTGCCCTGGCACGCCGCGCACGGGGACGGCCGGTGGGCCATCGACGAGGCGGCGTTCTCGTACATCGCGTCGGGACGGCTGCTGGTGGAGGTGGCCCGGCGGCCCGCGCCCGCGCGTGGTGACACCGCACTGGTGATCGGGAACCCTGACACCGGTGACACGGCCCAGGCGCTGCCGAACGCGGGGGCCGAGGCGAGCACGATCTTCCGGAAGCATTATCCCGCGGGCCGGTTCTGCGGCCGTCCCGCCGGCCCGGACGTGGTGGCCGACGGTCCCGGCCTGCCCGCCGACGTGCTGGGCTGGCTGGACTCGCCCGCACCCGTCCTGCATCTGGCCTGCCACGGCGTCATCCGCGCGGACGGCCCGGCCTCGTCGTACCTGCTGCTGGCCGACGGCACCCGGGTCTCGGCGGAGGAACTGCTGCGCCCCCGACCGGCCCGCACCCCGGGCCTGGTCTCGCTGGCGGCGTGCACCACGCACCGGGCCGGCCGCGCCTACGACGAGGCGGTCACCCTCTCCACCGGCTTCCTGGTGGCCGGCGCGACCACCGCGATCGGCTCGCTGTGGCCGGTGCCCGACGTCGAGACGGCTCACCTGATGGTCGCCTTCCACGACAACCTGGCCGGCGCCGGAATGCCCCCGCACGCGGCCCTGCGCGAGGCTCAGCGCTCGATCCGGGACCCGGACGACGACACGACCCTCACCCACTGGGCCGGGTTCGTGCATCTAGGCCGGTGA